The proteins below come from a single Serratia ficaria genomic window:
- a CDS encoding ATP-binding protein, giving the protein MRGRLFWKILLGFWLTFIIMTQALWVAFSLYGDRYEPPENAMARRVIGLQLTSAATQLRSGGMPALEAMMKDWPDGDRRLLSIAPMAQPPAPDADEPAFEGRRMPKTISAWGQDKDGKGYLLSYDVRSLREEYRPNRRSHFFNIPAPMLWVGGLGGLLFSAVLAWNLTRPMRQLRGGLDRVAQGDLSVRLFPQMRRRHDELSEVARDFDTMAERLQLLVSDREQLLHDVSHELRSPLARLQLAIGLARQNAGNVENSLQRIEHESGRLDKMIGELLALSRAEHSRLPDEEYFDLYGLVDAVVSDARYEAQVPGVEIVLQANSDVEYTVKGNAELMRRAVDNIVRNALRFSGQGQRVTVALSRVDQLFQIEVSDQGPGVEESKLSSIFDPFVRVKSAQSGKGYGLGLAITRKVVLAHGGQVEARNGEKEGLIITLRIPRWQ; this is encoded by the coding sequence ATGCGCGGAAGACTCTTCTGGAAAATCCTGCTCGGCTTCTGGCTGACCTTCATCATCATGACGCAGGCGCTGTGGGTGGCGTTTTCCCTGTATGGCGATCGCTACGAGCCGCCGGAAAACGCCATGGCCCGCCGGGTGATTGGCCTGCAGCTGACCTCGGCGGCCACGCAGCTGCGCAGCGGCGGCATGCCGGCGCTGGAGGCGATGATGAAAGACTGGCCGGACGGCGACCGGCGGCTGTTGTCGATAGCGCCGATGGCGCAACCGCCGGCGCCTGACGCCGACGAGCCGGCTTTCGAAGGCCGCCGAATGCCGAAAACCATCAGCGCCTGGGGGCAGGACAAGGACGGCAAGGGCTACCTGCTGAGCTACGACGTGCGCAGCCTGCGGGAAGAATATCGGCCAAACCGGCGTTCGCACTTCTTCAATATTCCTGCGCCGATGCTGTGGGTCGGCGGGCTTGGCGGCCTGCTGTTCAGCGCGGTGCTGGCCTGGAACCTCACGCGGCCGATGCGCCAGCTGCGCGGCGGTTTGGACCGGGTGGCGCAGGGCGATCTGTCGGTGCGCCTGTTCCCGCAGATGCGCCGTCGGCACGATGAACTGTCCGAGGTGGCGCGCGATTTCGACACCATGGCCGAGCGGCTGCAGCTGCTGGTCAGCGACCGCGAGCAGCTGTTGCACGACGTATCGCACGAGCTGCGCTCGCCGCTGGCGCGCCTGCAGTTGGCTATCGGCCTGGCGCGGCAGAATGCCGGCAACGTCGAGAATTCGCTGCAGCGCATCGAGCATGAGTCGGGCAGGCTGGACAAAATGATCGGCGAACTGCTGGCGCTGTCGCGCGCCGAACACAGCCGGCTGCCGGACGAAGAATATTTCGACCTGTACGGCCTGGTGGATGCGGTGGTGAGCGACGCGCGCTACGAGGCGCAGGTTCCCGGCGTGGAGATCGTGCTGCAGGCCAATTCTGACGTGGAATATACCGTCAAGGGCAACGCCGAGCTGATGCGGCGCGCGGTAGACAACATCGTGCGCAATGCGCTGCGTTTTTCCGGCCAGGGGCAGCGGGTGACGGTGGCGCTGTCGCGCGTCGACCAGCTGTTCCAGATCGAAGTCAGCGATCAGGGGCCCGGAGTGGAGGAGTCGAAGTTGTCGAGCATCTTCGATCCCTTCGTGCGGGTGAAGTCGGCGCAGTCGGGCAAGGGCTACGGCCTGGGGCTGGCGATCACCCGCAAGGTGGTGCTGGCGCACGGCGGGCAGGTCGAGGCGCGCAACGGCGAAAAAGAGGGGTTAATCATTACCCTGCGCATCCCGCGCTGGCAATAA
- a CDS encoding response regulator transcription factor, whose protein sequence is MKILLVDDDLELGTMLSEYLTAEGFNATLVLTGKAGVEGALSGDYTAMILDIMLPDMSGIDVLRDVRKKSRMPIIMLTAKGDNIDRVIGLEMGADDYMPKPCYPRELVARLRAVLRRFDERPDEVDDEIAISFGDLTLNPSTRSSEWRGKAFDLTASEFNLLELLLRAPERVVSKDELSEKGLGRPREAYDRSVDVHISNIRQKLGALTDNALGIETVRSIGYRIR, encoded by the coding sequence ATGAAAATTTTATTGGTCGATGATGACCTGGAACTTGGCACCATGCTGAGTGAATACCTGACCGCCGAAGGCTTTAACGCCACTCTGGTGCTGACCGGCAAGGCCGGGGTAGAGGGCGCGTTATCGGGCGACTACACCGCGATGATCCTCGACATCATGCTGCCGGACATGAGCGGCATCGACGTGCTGCGCGACGTGCGCAAGAAAAGCCGCATGCCGATCATCATGCTGACCGCCAAGGGCGACAACATCGATCGGGTGATCGGCCTGGAGATGGGCGCCGACGACTATATGCCCAAGCCGTGCTATCCGCGCGAGCTGGTGGCGCGCCTGCGTGCGGTGCTGCGGCGGTTTGACGAGCGCCCGGACGAAGTGGACGACGAGATTGCCATCAGCTTCGGCGATTTGACGCTCAACCCTTCGACCCGCAGCAGCGAATGGCGCGGCAAGGCGTTCGACCTGACCGCCTCCGAATTCAATCTGCTGGAGCTGCTGCTGCGCGCGCCGGAGCGGGTGGTTTCCAAGGACGAGCTGTCCGAGAAGGGGTTGGGGCGCCCGCGTGAAGCCTACGACCGCAGCGTGGATGTGCACATCAGCAACATCCGCCAGAAGCTGGGCGCCTTGACCGACAACGCCCTGGGCATTGAAACGGTGCGCAGCATCGGTTATCGAATTCGCTAA
- a CDS encoding efflux RND transporter periplasmic adaptor subunit, translating into MSSSSRPKRYLLPLVIVAAIALFLYFRTQGAADAPRYITAVAQTRDLEQTVLADGTLAAQKQVSVGAQVSGQIKALHVALGDRVRKGQLVAEIDDLTQQNALQDAEAALKNIRAQRASKLATLRNDQLGYRRQRSIVARGVGVPADYDAARAALEATRADIEALDAQTVQAKIAVNTAQVNLGYTKITSPIDGTIVALPVEAGQTVNAVQSAPTLVKVAQLDTMTIEAQISEADVVKVKTGMPVYFTILGEPAKRYRARLRAIEPAPDSINDDTTSSSTSTSSSSSSSSSSTAIYYVGLFDVANPDGALRISMTAQVYIVLSRAKGAVVIPATALRGDEVEVVDERGNVARRPVKVGINNNVDAQIVSGLLAGEKVIVSRVSAGASSGARRMGPPPMGM; encoded by the coding sequence ATGTCTTCGTCGTCACGCCCAAAACGCTATCTGCTGCCCCTGGTTATTGTGGCCGCTATCGCGCTATTTCTCTACTTCAGAACGCAGGGCGCCGCCGATGCCCCCCGTTATATCACCGCCGTGGCGCAAACGCGCGATCTGGAGCAAACGGTGCTGGCCGACGGCACGCTCGCGGCGCAGAAGCAGGTCAGCGTCGGCGCGCAGGTCTCGGGCCAAATAAAAGCGCTGCACGTGGCGCTGGGCGATCGGGTGCGCAAGGGGCAACTGGTGGCCGAGATCGACGATTTAACCCAGCAAAACGCCCTGCAGGACGCGGAAGCGGCATTGAAGAACATACGGGCGCAGCGCGCTTCAAAACTGGCGACGCTGCGCAACGACCAGCTCGGCTATCGGCGCCAGCGAAGCATAGTGGCGCGCGGCGTCGGTGTGCCGGCGGATTACGACGCCGCCAGAGCCGCGCTTGAGGCGACCCGCGCCGACATCGAAGCGCTGGATGCGCAGACGGTCCAGGCGAAAATCGCGGTGAACACCGCGCAGGTCAACCTCGGCTACACCAAAATCACCTCGCCCATCGACGGCACTATCGTGGCGTTGCCGGTCGAAGCGGGCCAGACGGTGAACGCCGTGCAAAGCGCGCCGACCCTCGTCAAGGTGGCGCAGCTGGACACCATGACCATCGAAGCGCAGATCTCCGAGGCCGACGTGGTGAAGGTGAAAACCGGCATGCCGGTCTATTTCACCATTCTCGGCGAACCGGCCAAACGCTATCGGGCCAGGCTGCGGGCCATCGAACCGGCGCCGGATTCGATCAATGACGACACCACCTCATCCAGCACCAGTACCAGCTCCAGCAGCTCGTCTTCCTCGTCGAGCACCGCCATTTACTACGTCGGGCTGTTCGACGTCGCCAACCCGGACGGCGCCCTGCGCATTTCGATGACCGCGCAGGTGTATATCGTGCTGAGCCGGGCGAAAGGCGCGGTGGTGATCCCGGCCACCGCGCTGCGCGGCGACGAGGTCGAGGTGGTCGACGAACGGGGCAACGTCGCCCGGCGCCCGGTCAAGGTCGGCATCAACAACAACGTCGACGCGCAGATTGTCAGCGGTCTGCTGGCCGGCGAAAAGGTCATCGTCAGCCGGGTCAGCGCCGGCGCGTCAAGCGGCGCCCGGCGCATGGGCCCGCCGCCGATGGGGATGTGA
- a CDS encoding MacB family efflux pump subunit, whose protein sequence is MSQPPLLQLRGVSRRFQAGEQTSEVLSGINLSIDRGEMVAIVGASGSGKSTLMNLLGCLDRPSAGDYRVAGRSTALLDSDSLAELRREHFGFIFQRYHLLGDLSALGNVEVPAVYAGIPRTERRQRAADLLQRLGLKERLNYRPSQLSGGQQQRVSIARALMNGGQVILADEPTGALDSHSGQEVMAILKALNARGHTVVIVTHDMQVAEHAQRIIEISDGAIVADRRKTPAAAARLPQTPHAAAGRWHSQRDRLREAFKMALLAMASQRLRTLLTMLGIIIGIASVVSVVALGKGSQQRVLADINAMGTSTLEIYPGKDFGDMRSSAIQTLRATDADALAQQGYVHSVTPTVAGSVTLRYGNRSVSGTVNGVGEQYFVVRGYRIDGGMAFNRRSVEGLMQEAVIDENTRNALFPDGANPLGEVILLGSLPCRIIGIAAKQQSGFGSDETLSVWIPYTTAMKRMLGQSYLKSITVRVNDDIDLGSAEDGVTRLLQQRHGSKDFFVMNTDSIRQTIEKTTATLTLLVSMIALISLVVGGIGVMNIMLVSVTERTREIGVRMAVGARAGDIMQQFLIEAVLVCLLGGTLGVLLSLAIGLAFSQFSGNFSMVYSAGSIVAAFACSTLIGVIFGFFPAKRAAGMDPIHALERE, encoded by the coding sequence ATGAGCCAACCGCCTTTGCTGCAGCTGCGCGGCGTCAGCCGCCGATTTCAGGCCGGCGAACAGACCAGCGAAGTGCTGAGCGGAATCAACCTCAGCATCGACCGGGGCGAAATGGTGGCCATCGTCGGCGCCTCCGGCTCCGGCAAATCCACCCTGATGAACCTCCTCGGCTGCCTGGATCGCCCCAGCGCAGGGGATTATCGGGTGGCCGGCCGCAGCACCGCCCTGCTGGACAGCGATAGCCTGGCCGAACTGCGCCGGGAACACTTCGGCTTTATCTTCCAGCGCTATCATTTGCTGGGCGATCTGAGCGCGCTGGGCAACGTGGAAGTGCCGGCGGTGTACGCCGGCATCCCGCGCACCGAGCGGCGGCAGCGGGCCGCGGACCTGCTGCAGCGGCTGGGGCTGAAGGAGCGGCTGAACTATCGCCCCAGCCAACTTTCCGGCGGGCAGCAGCAGCGCGTCAGCATCGCCCGGGCGCTGATGAACGGCGGGCAGGTGATCCTGGCGGACGAACCGACCGGCGCGCTGGACAGCCACAGCGGTCAGGAGGTGATGGCGATCCTCAAAGCGCTGAATGCGCGCGGCCACACGGTGGTGATCGTCACCCACGATATGCAGGTAGCCGAACACGCCCAACGGATCATCGAAATCAGCGACGGCGCGATCGTCGCCGATCGGCGGAAAACGCCCGCGGCAGCCGCCCGCCTGCCGCAGACGCCGCACGCCGCCGCAGGCCGGTGGCACTCGCAGCGCGATCGGCTGCGCGAAGCGTTCAAAATGGCGCTGCTGGCGATGGCGTCGCAGCGGCTGCGCACCCTGCTGACCATGCTCGGCATTATCATCGGCATCGCCTCGGTGGTCTCGGTGGTCGCGCTGGGCAAGGGGTCTCAGCAGCGGGTGCTGGCGGATATCAACGCCATGGGCACCAGCACGCTGGAGATCTATCCGGGCAAAGACTTCGGCGACATGCGCTCCTCCGCCATCCAGACGCTGCGCGCCACCGACGCCGACGCGCTGGCGCAGCAGGGCTATGTGCACAGCGTGACGCCCACCGTCGCCGGCAGCGTCACCTTGCGCTACGGCAATCGGTCGGTCAGCGGCACGGTCAACGGCGTGGGTGAGCAGTATTTTGTGGTGCGCGGCTACCGCATCGACGGCGGCATGGCCTTTAATCGCCGCAGCGTCGAGGGACTGATGCAGGAAGCGGTGATCGACGAAAACACCCGCAACGCGTTGTTCCCCGACGGCGCCAATCCGCTGGGTGAGGTGATCCTGCTCGGCTCGCTGCCGTGCCGCATCATCGGCATTGCGGCCAAGCAGCAAAGCGGCTTCGGCAGCGATGAAACGCTGAGCGTCTGGATCCCCTACACCACCGCGATGAAGCGCATGCTCGGCCAGAGCTACCTGAAGAGCATTACCGTACGGGTGAATGACGATATCGATCTCGGCAGCGCCGAAGACGGCGTCACCCGTCTGCTGCAGCAACGCCACGGCAGCAAGGACTTTTTCGTCATGAACACCGACAGCATTCGCCAGACCATCGAGAAAACCACCGCCACCCTGACGCTGCTGGTGTCGATGATTGCGCTGATCTCGCTGGTGGTCGGCGGCATTGGCGTGATGAACATCATGCTGGTGTCGGTGACCGAGCGCACCCGGGAAATCGGCGTGCGCATGGCGGTCGGCGCGCGCGCCGGCGACATCATGCAGCAGTTTTTGATCGAGGCGGTGCTGGTTTGCCTGCTGGGCGGAACGCTGGGGGTGCTGCTGTCGCTGGCGATAGGCCTGGCCTTCAGCCAGTTCAGCGGCAATTTCTCGATGGTGTATTCCGCCGGATCAATCGTCGCCGCTTTCGCCTGCTCGACGCTGATCGGCGTGATCTTCGGTTTTTTCCCGGCGAAACGCGCCGCCGGGATGGATCCTATTCACGCGCTGGAACGGGAATAG
- the cysM gene encoding cysteine synthase CysM: MTTLEQCIGNTPLVKLQRLAAAAGSEVWVKLEGNNPAGSVKDRAALAMIQQAELRGEIRPGDVLIEATSGNTGIALAMIAALKGYPLKLLMPENMSQERQAAMRAYGAELILVSREQGMEGARDLALEMQRRGQGKVLDQFNNLDNPYAHFTTTGPEIWRQTEGRITHFVSSMGTTGTITGVGGYLKSQNPQVQIIGLQPAEGSSIPGIRRWAPAYLPGIFRPDLVDQVLDIEQRDAEQTMRRLAQREGIFCGVSSGGAVAGALRIAAANPGSLIVAIICDRGDRYLSTGVFD, translated from the coding sequence GTGACAACGCTGGAACAATGCATCGGGAATACCCCGCTGGTAAAATTACAACGACTGGCCGCCGCCGCGGGCAGCGAGGTTTGGGTCAAGCTGGAAGGCAATAATCCGGCGGGCTCGGTGAAGGATCGCGCCGCGTTGGCGATGATCCAGCAGGCGGAGCTGCGCGGCGAGATACGACCGGGCGACGTGCTGATAGAAGCCACCAGCGGCAATACCGGCATCGCGCTGGCGATGATCGCCGCGCTGAAAGGCTATCCGTTGAAGCTATTGATGCCGGAAAACATGAGCCAGGAACGCCAGGCGGCGATGCGCGCCTATGGCGCCGAACTGATCCTGGTCAGCCGCGAGCAGGGCATGGAGGGCGCGCGCGATCTGGCGCTGGAGATGCAGCGCCGGGGGCAGGGCAAGGTGCTGGATCAGTTCAATAACCTGGATAATCCTTATGCTCACTTCACCACCACCGGCCCGGAAATCTGGCGCCAGACCGAAGGCCGCATCACGCATTTCGTTTCCAGCATGGGCACGACCGGCACCATCACCGGCGTGGGCGGCTACCTGAAAAGCCAGAACCCGCAGGTGCAGATTATCGGCCTGCAGCCGGCGGAGGGCAGCAGCATTCCCGGCATTCGCCGTTGGGCGCCGGCCTATCTGCCGGGCATTTTCCGCCCGGATCTGGTGGATCAGGTGCTGGACATCGAACAGCGCGACGCCGAGCAGACCATGCGCCGGCTGGCGCAGCGGGAGGGCATCTTCTGCGGCGTCAGCTCCGGCGGCGCGGTGGCCGGCGCCTTGCGCATCGCGGCGGCCAACCCCGGCAGCCTGATCGTGGCGATTATCTGCGATCGCGGCGATCGTTACCTGTCCACCGGGGTCTTCGACTGA
- the cysA gene encoding sulfate/thiosulfate ABC transporter ATP-binding protein CysA translates to MSIEINGINKFFGRTKVLNDISLDISSGEMVALLGPSGSGKTTLLRIIAGLESQSGGKLGFHGTDVSRMHARDRRVGFVFQHYALFRHMTVFDNIAFGLSVLPRRERPNAAAIKQKVTQLLEMVQLGHLANRYPSQLSGGQKQRVALARALAVEPQILLLDEPFGALDAQVRKELRRWLRQLHEELKFTSVFVTHDQEEAMEVADRIVVMSQGNIEQVGSPVDIMREPASRFVLEFMGEVNRLNGEIRGSQLFVGAHQWPLSFQPMHQGSVDLFLRPWEMEIATESSERCPLPVQVLEVSPRGHFWQLTVQPIGWHQEPISVVLPEGNATPVRGGRYYVGSLNARLYAGDQLLQPVALAKSA, encoded by the coding sequence ATGAGCATTGAGATTAACGGCATTAACAAGTTCTTCGGCCGCACCAAGGTATTGAACGACATCTCGCTCGATATTTCTTCCGGCGAGATGGTGGCGCTGCTGGGCCCGTCCGGCTCCGGCAAGACCACGCTGCTGCGCATTATCGCCGGGCTGGAAAGCCAGAGCGGCGGCAAGCTGGGCTTCCACGGCACCGACGTCAGCCGCATGCACGCGCGCGATCGGCGGGTGGGCTTCGTGTTCCAGCATTACGCGCTGTTCCGCCACATGACGGTGTTCGACAACATCGCCTTCGGCCTGAGCGTGCTGCCGCGTCGCGAACGCCCGAACGCCGCGGCGATCAAACAGAAAGTCACCCAGCTGCTGGAAATGGTGCAGCTGGGCCACCTGGCCAACCGCTATCCGTCGCAGCTGTCCGGCGGCCAGAAACAGCGCGTGGCGCTGGCGCGCGCGTTGGCGGTGGAACCGCAGATCCTGCTGCTGGATGAGCCTTTCGGCGCGCTGGACGCGCAGGTGCGCAAAGAGCTGCGCCGCTGGCTGCGTCAGCTGCACGAAGAGCTGAAATTCACCAGCGTGTTCGTTACCCACGATCAGGAAGAGGCGATGGAAGTGGCCGATCGCATCGTGGTGATGAGCCAGGGCAATATTGAACAGGTCGGTTCGCCGGTCGACATCATGCGCGAGCCGGCCAGCCGCTTCGTGCTGGAATTTATGGGCGAAGTGAACCGCCTGAACGGTGAAATCCGCGGGTCGCAGCTGTTCGTCGGCGCGCACCAATGGCCGCTGTCGTTCCAGCCGATGCATCAGGGCAGCGTCGATCTGTTCCTGCGCCCGTGGGAAATGGAGATCGCGACCGAGAGCAGCGAGCGTTGCCCGCTGCCGGTGCAGGTGCTGGAAGTCAGCCCGCGCGGGCATTTCTGGCAGCTGACGGTACAGCCGATCGGCTGGCATCAGGAGCCGATCAGCGTGGTGCTGCCGGAAGGCAACGCCACCCCGGTGCGCGGCGGCCGTTACTACGTCGGCAGCCTCAATGCGCGGCTGTACGCCGGCGATCAACTGCTGCAACCTGTTGCGTTAGCCAAAAGCGCCTGA
- the cysW gene encoding sulfate/thiosulfate ABC transporter permease CysW, whose product MADISEFNGVERPRVNWAKWSLIAVGVLFSVLLLVVPMISIFAEAFSKGVGAMWGNLLDPDMLHAIWLTVLIALITVPFNLIFGTLLAWLVTRFTFPGRQLLLTLIDIPFAVSPVVAGLIYLLFYGSNGLLGGWLDAHNVQIMFSWPGMVLVTIFVTCPFVVRELVPMMLSQGSQEDEAAILLGASGWQMFRRVTLPNIRWALLYGVVLTNARAIGEFGAVSVVSGSIRGETYSLPLQVELLQQDYNTVGSFTAAALLTLMAIVTLFLKSALQWRLERQNARLEREENHEH is encoded by the coding sequence ATGGCTGATATTTCCGAGTTCAACGGCGTCGAGCGCCCGCGCGTCAACTGGGCCAAATGGTCGCTGATCGCCGTCGGCGTACTGTTCTCGGTGCTGCTGCTGGTGGTGCCGATGATTTCGATTTTCGCCGAGGCCTTCTCCAAGGGCGTTGGCGCGATGTGGGGCAACCTGCTCGATCCGGACATGCTGCACGCTATCTGGCTGACGGTATTGATCGCCTTGATCACCGTGCCGTTCAACCTGATTTTCGGCACGCTGCTGGCGTGGCTGGTGACGCGGTTCACCTTCCCGGGCCGCCAGCTGCTGCTGACGCTGATCGACATCCCGTTCGCCGTTTCGCCGGTGGTGGCGGGGCTGATTTATCTGCTGTTTTACGGCAGCAACGGCCTGCTGGGCGGCTGGCTGGATGCGCACAACGTCCAGATCATGTTCTCCTGGCCGGGCATGGTATTGGTGACCATCTTCGTCACCTGTCCGTTCGTGGTGCGAGAGCTGGTGCCGATGATGCTCAGCCAGGGCAGCCAGGAAGACGAAGCCGCCATTTTGCTGGGCGCCTCCGGCTGGCAGATGTTCCGCCGCGTGACGCTGCCGAACATTCGCTGGGCGCTGCTGTACGGCGTAGTGCTGACCAACGCGCGCGCCATCGGCGAATTCGGCGCGGTCTCGGTGGTGTCCGGTTCGATTCGCGGCGAAACCTACAGCCTGCCGCTGCAGGTTGAGCTGCTGCAGCAGGATTACAACACCGTCGGCTCCTTTACCGCCGCCGCGCTGCTGACCCTGATGGCGATAGTGACCCTATTTTTGAAAAGCGCTCTGCAATGGCGTCTGGAGCGTCAGAACGCACGGCTCGAGCGGGAGGAAAATCATGAGCATTGA
- the cysT gene encoding sulfate/thiosulfate ABC transporter permease CysT, with amino-acid sequence MLSLSSKRVLPGFGLSLGSSLFYTCLILLLPLSALVMQLAQMSLAQYWEVISNPQVVAAYKVTLLAAGVASLFNAVFGMLMAWILTRYRFPGRSLLDGLIDLPFALPTAVAGLTLAGLFSTTGWYGQWLAHFDIKVTFTWLGIAVAMAFTSLPFVVRTVQPVLEELGPEYEEAAETLGATRWQSFRRVVLPEVAPALLAGTAISFTRSLGEFGAVIFIAGNIAWKTEVTSLMIFVRLQEFDYPAASAIASVILAASLLLLFSINVLQSRFGRRIGGH; translated from the coding sequence ATGTTGTCGTTGTCCAGTAAACGGGTTCTGCCCGGATTCGGTCTCAGCCTCGGCAGCAGCCTGTTTTATACCTGCCTGATCCTGCTGCTGCCGCTCAGCGCGCTGGTGATGCAGCTGGCGCAGATGAGCCTGGCGCAGTATTGGGAGGTGATTTCCAATCCGCAGGTGGTGGCGGCCTATAAGGTCACGCTGCTGGCGGCGGGCGTCGCCAGCCTGTTCAACGCGGTGTTCGGCATGCTGATGGCCTGGATCCTGACCCGCTACCGTTTCCCCGGCCGTTCGCTGCTGGATGGCCTGATCGACCTGCCGTTCGCATTGCCGACGGCGGTGGCCGGCCTCACGCTGGCGGGGCTGTTCTCCACCACCGGCTGGTATGGCCAATGGCTGGCGCATTTTGACATCAAGGTCACCTTTACCTGGCTGGGTATCGCGGTGGCGATGGCCTTCACCAGCCTGCCGTTCGTGGTGCGCACCGTGCAACCGGTGCTGGAGGAGCTGGGGCCGGAATACGAAGAGGCGGCCGAAACTCTGGGCGCCACCCGCTGGCAAAGCTTCCGCCGCGTGGTGTTGCCCGAAGTGGCGCCGGCGCTGTTGGCCGGCACGGCGATCTCCTTTACCCGCAGCCTGGGCGAGTTCGGCGCGGTGATTTTCATCGCCGGCAACATCGCCTGGAAGACGGAAGTGACCTCGCTGATGATTTTTGTGCGCCTGCAGGAGTTCGATTATCCGGCGGCCAGCGCCATCGCATCGGTGATCCTGGCGGCGTCGCTGCTGCTGCTGTTCAGCATTAACGTTCTGCAGAGCCGCTTCGGCCGACGCATCGGGGGGCACTGA
- a CDS encoding sulfate ABC transporter substrate-binding protein codes for MKQTRVKNIVLKGWLAAALLAGGTASAAELLNSSYDVSRELFTALNPGFEQQWNQQHPNDKLTIKQSHAGSSKQALAILQGLRADVVTYNQVTDVQILHDRGQLIPADWQSRLPNNSSPFYSTMAFLVRKDNPKGIRTWNDLVRDDVKLVFPNPKTSGNGRYTYLAAWGAASQADGNDQAKTRAFMTRFLKNVVVFDTGGRGATTTFVERGLGDVLISFESEVNNIRKQYGEDKYAVIVPPVDILAEFPVAWVDKNVERNGTAQAAKDYLNYLYSPAAQQVITSFYYRVYDQKAMAAAKGQFPDTRLFRVEDQFGGWPQVMKTHFATGGELDRLLAAGHK; via the coding sequence ATGAAACAAACCCGGGTTAAAAATATCGTGCTGAAAGGATGGCTGGCGGCGGCGCTGCTGGCCGGCGGCACCGCGTCGGCGGCGGAATTGCTGAACAGCTCCTATGACGTTTCCCGTGAATTGTTTACCGCGCTGAACCCCGGCTTCGAACAGCAGTGGAATCAGCAGCACCCGAACGACAAGCTGACCATCAAGCAATCTCACGCCGGCTCCTCCAAACAGGCGCTGGCGATCCTGCAAGGGCTGCGCGCCGACGTGGTGACCTACAACCAGGTCACCGACGTGCAGATCCTGCACGACCGCGGCCAGCTGATCCCGGCCGACTGGCAGTCGCGCCTGCCGAACAACAGCTCGCCGTTCTATTCCACCATGGCGTTCCTGGTGCGCAAGGACAACCCGAAGGGCATCCGCACCTGGAACGACCTGGTGCGCGACGACGTGAAGCTGGTGTTCCCGAACCCGAAAACCTCCGGCAACGGCCGTTACACCTATCTGGCCGCCTGGGGCGCAGCCAGCCAGGCCGACGGCAACGACCAGGCCAAGACCCGCGCCTTTATGACCCGTTTCCTGAAAAACGTGGTGGTCTTCGACACCGGCGGCCGCGGCGCGACCACCACCTTCGTCGAACGTGGCCTGGGCGACGTGCTGATCAGCTTCGAGTCTGAGGTGAACAACATCCGCAAGCAGTACGGCGAAGACAAATATGCAGTGATCGTACCGCCGGTCGATATCCTGGCGGAGTTCCCGGTGGCCTGGGTGGACAAAAACGTCGAGAGAAACGGCACCGCACAGGCGGCCAAGGACTACCTGAACTACCTCTACAGCCCGGCGGCGCAGCAGGTGATCACCAGCTTCTATTACCGCGTCTACGACCAGAAGGCGATGGCGGCGGCCAAAGGGCAGTTCCCGGACACCAGGCTGTTCCGGGTGGAAGATCAATTCGGCGGCTGGCCGCAGGTGATGAAAACCCATTTCGCCACCGGCGGCGAGTTGGACCGGCTGTTAGCGGCAGGGCATAAGTAA